From a single Adhaeribacter swui genomic region:
- the gltB gene encoding glutamate synthase large subunit encodes MSDQVKTGLYDPEFEHDSCGIGFVAHLKGRKSHDIVEEALHMLARMEHRGACGCEKNTGDGAGILLQIPHEFFVDECVKLGIKLPAFGQYGVGLVFFPQDKRLREECRSIFNRNIEKLGMQLLGYRQVPTNNSEIGPSALAVEPQMEHVFIRRPDHITTNDDFERKLFILRNYTTRLVRESVQMPDVNNAFHIACLSYKTIAYKGQFTTSQVRSYFPDLHHENVCTALAVVHSRFSTNTFPAFRLAQPFRYIAHNGEINTVKGNINWIGANEAVLSSKYFTREELDMILPLCDPTQSDSANLDNVIELLVLSGRSLPHVMMMLIPEAWDGNKDMDEDKRAFYEYHAALMEPWDGPASISFTDGKIVGATLDRNGLRPSRYLVTDDDKIIMASEAGVLEVDPARIVKKGRLQPGKMFVADLEQGRIISDEEVKRDICTRQPYKEWLKNKMKIKDLPEPLGAFHQPGQQALLKRQQAFGYTSEDLQTILAEMAETGKEPLGSMGTDTPLAILSDQSQHISSYFKQLFAQVTNPPIDPIRERMVMSLVSYVGGGLNLLEESPLHCRQVELHTPVLTNNELEKLRFLDQSYFQTKTIYTYFKADGQADSLERALKRICQYAADAVEDGFSIILLSDRSIDSSHAPIPTLLATSAVHHHLMRKGLRGKVGIVVEAGDAWEVHHFATLISYGASAVNPYLAFETIVQMRANGLIKADLTQEKMFYNYIKAISDGLLKVFSKMGISTLQSYQGAQIFEALGISQEVIDKYFPRTVSRIGGLTLEGIAKEALVKHRLGYPEKFIPNPKLEVGGIYQWKRRGEFHLFNPQTIHLLQHATKTNDYQVFKKYSSLVNEQSAKAATLRSLVKFKNTCKSIPLSEVEPVENIFKRFATGAMSFGSISHEAHTTLAIAMNRIGGKSNCGEGGEDEIRFERKPNGDWERSAIKQVASGRFGVTSYYLANADELQIKMAQGAKPGEGGQLPGHKVDDWIGRVRHSTPGVGLISPPPHHDIYSIEDLAQLIFDLKNSNPKARINVKLVSEAGVGTVAAGVAKAFSDVVLISGFDGGTGASPISSIKHAGLPWELGVAEAHQTLVRNKLRSRIVLQADGQMKTGRDLAIAALLGAEEWGVATAALVTSGCIMMRKCHLNTCPVGVATQNKELRALFTGKPEHVVNLFHFLAEELREIMAELGFRTINEMVGQVDMLEMRDDITNWKHKSIDLSRVLYKENVGPEVGIYKQEEQEHMLDVVLDVDLIEAAKAALENADPVTGDFRITNTDRATGTMLSHEISKKYKGVGLPAGTIHFKFIGSAGQSFGAFGAPGIKFELEGEANDYFGKGLSGGHLILYPPKTSRFKANENIIVGNVAFYGATSGEAYIRGQAGERFCVRNSGAKAVVEGVGDHGCEYMTGGVAVILGETGRNFAAGMSGGIAYVFDPNQQFAGRCNMEMVEFDAMEEEDLQELHRLISNHHQYTGSDVAAALLGNWENTIKQFIKVMPSDYKVVLQNRKLVHEVEVGNMEVAING; translated from the coding sequence ATGTCTGATCAAGTAAAAACCGGTTTGTACGATCCCGAGTTCGAGCACGACTCGTGTGGTATCGGATTTGTTGCGCATTTAAAAGGCAGAAAGTCGCACGATATTGTAGAAGAAGCTTTGCACATGCTGGCCCGGATGGAACACCGCGGGGCCTGCGGCTGTGAAAAAAACACCGGTGATGGGGCAGGTATTCTCCTGCAAATTCCGCACGAATTTTTTGTGGATGAGTGTGTAAAATTAGGTATTAAGTTGCCGGCTTTCGGCCAATACGGAGTGGGCTTGGTTTTCTTTCCGCAGGATAAGCGCTTGCGCGAAGAATGCCGTTCTATTTTTAACCGGAACATTGAAAAACTAGGCATGCAATTGTTAGGTTACCGCCAGGTACCCACCAACAACAGCGAAATTGGACCTAGCGCATTAGCCGTAGAACCACAAATGGAACACGTTTTTATTAGACGGCCCGACCACATTACGACCAATGATGATTTTGAGCGGAAACTGTTTATTCTACGCAATTACACTACCCGGCTCGTGCGCGAATCGGTGCAAATGCCGGACGTAAATAACGCTTTCCATATCGCGTGTTTATCTTATAAAACCATTGCGTACAAAGGGCAGTTTACTACTTCGCAGGTACGTTCTTATTTCCCGGATTTACACCACGAAAACGTTTGTACTGCTTTAGCGGTGGTGCACTCGCGTTTTTCTACCAATACTTTCCCTGCTTTCCGTTTAGCACAGCCTTTCCGCTACATTGCTCATAACGGGGAAATTAACACGGTTAAAGGAAATATTAACTGGATTGGTGCCAACGAAGCCGTTCTTTCTTCTAAATATTTTACCCGCGAAGAACTGGATATGATATTGCCATTGTGCGATCCTACCCAATCCGACTCGGCTAACCTGGATAACGTAATTGAATTATTGGTGCTGTCGGGCCGTTCTTTACCGCACGTAATGATGATGCTGATTCCGGAAGCCTGGGATGGCAACAAAGACATGGATGAAGACAAGCGGGCTTTCTACGAATACCACGCCGCGTTAATGGAGCCATGGGATGGTCCGGCTTCTATTTCGTTCACCGATGGTAAAATTGTAGGAGCTACCCTGGACCGGAATGGTTTGCGTCCGTCGCGTTATTTAGTAACTGACGACGATAAAATTATCATGGCTTCGGAAGCCGGTGTATTAGAAGTAGATCCGGCCAGAATCGTGAAGAAAGGCCGCTTGCAACCGGGTAAAATGTTCGTGGCTGATTTAGAGCAAGGCCGTATTATTTCGGACGAAGAAGTAAAACGCGATATCTGTACGCGTCAGCCTTACAAAGAATGGCTGAAAAATAAAATGAAAATCAAAGATTTGCCGGAGCCGCTCGGTGCTTTTCACCAGCCGGGCCAGCAAGCCTTATTAAAACGCCAGCAAGCTTTCGGGTATACTTCCGAAGATTTGCAAACCATTCTTGCCGAAATGGCCGAAACGGGTAAAGAGCCATTAGGATCTATGGGTACTGATACGCCTTTGGCCATTTTATCGGATCAAAGCCAGCATATTTCCAGCTACTTTAAGCAATTATTTGCCCAGGTAACTAACCCGCCTATCGACCCGATTCGGGAGCGGATGGTAATGTCGCTGGTATCCTACGTAGGTGGTGGTTTAAACTTACTGGAAGAAAGTCCGCTGCACTGTCGCCAGGTAGAGTTGCATACACCGGTATTAACTAATAACGAACTCGAAAAATTACGGTTCCTGGATCAATCTTACTTCCAGACCAAAACTATATACACATATTTCAAAGCCGATGGCCAGGCAGATTCGCTGGAACGCGCTTTAAAACGCATTTGCCAATACGCTGCCGATGCCGTAGAAGATGGTTTCTCCATCATTCTGCTTTCTGACCGCAGCATTGATAGCAGCCACGCGCCTATCCCAACCTTATTGGCTACTTCGGCGGTGCATCACCATTTAATGCGTAAAGGTTTACGCGGTAAAGTAGGTATTGTGGTGGAAGCCGGCGATGCGTGGGAAGTACATCATTTTGCTACTTTAATTAGCTACGGTGCTTCTGCAGTTAACCCGTACCTGGCTTTCGAAACCATTGTGCAAATGCGGGCCAACGGCTTAATTAAAGCTGATTTAACGCAGGAGAAAATGTTCTATAACTACATCAAAGCTATTAGCGATGGGTTGTTGAAAGTATTCTCCAAAATGGGTATTTCTACCTTGCAATCGTACCAGGGCGCCCAAATTTTTGAGGCCTTAGGTATAAGCCAGGAAGTTATCGATAAATATTTCCCACGTACGGTTTCCCGGATAGGTGGTTTAACTTTAGAAGGAATTGCCAAAGAAGCTTTGGTGAAACACCGCTTAGGTTATCCCGAGAAATTTATTCCGAATCCGAAGTTGGAAGTGGGTGGTATTTACCAGTGGAAACGCCGCGGCGAATTCCACTTGTTTAATCCGCAAACGATTCACTTGCTGCAGCATGCTACCAAGACCAACGATTATCAGGTATTTAAAAAATACTCAAGTCTGGTAAATGAGCAAAGTGCCAAAGCCGCTACGCTGCGGAGTTTAGTTAAATTTAAAAATACCTGCAAGTCTATTCCGTTAAGCGAAGTAGAGCCCGTAGAAAATATATTTAAACGTTTCGCTACTGGAGCCATGTCTTTCGGGTCTATTTCGCACGAAGCGCATACAACGTTAGCTATTGCCATGAACCGTATTGGTGGTAAAAGTAACTGCGGCGAAGGCGGCGAAGACGAAATCCGTTTTGAGCGGAAGCCGAACGGCGATTGGGAACGTTCGGCTATTAAGCAGGTAGCTTCGGGCCGTTTTGGGGTAACCAGCTATTATTTAGCAAACGCCGACGAACTACAAATTAAAATGGCGCAGGGCGCTAAGCCCGGCGAAGGTGGCCAGTTGCCTGGTCATAAAGTAGACGATTGGATTGGCCGGGTACGTCATTCTACGCCAGGTGTAGGTTTAATTTCACCACCGCCGCACCACGATATTTACTCCATCGAAGATTTAGCGCAGTTGATTTTCGATTTAAAAAATTCGAATCCGAAAGCCCGAATTAACGTGAAGCTGGTTTCGGAAGCTGGTGTAGGTACAGTAGCCGCTGGAGTGGCTAAAGCTTTCTCGGATGTTGTTTTAATCTCCGGTTTTGATGGAGGTACCGGTGCTTCACCAATTTCTTCGATTAAACACGCTGGTTTGCCTTGGGAATTAGGTGTAGCCGAAGCGCACCAAACCTTAGTACGTAACAAACTGCGTAGCCGTATTGTGCTGCAGGCCGATGGTCAGATGAAAACTGGTCGGGATTTAGCGATTGCGGCTTTACTGGGTGCGGAAGAATGGGGCGTAGCTACGGCTGCTCTGGTTACTTCCGGCTGTATTATGATGCGTAAATGCCATTTAAATACCTGCCCGGTAGGGGTTGCTACCCAGAACAAAGAATTACGTGCCTTATTTACCGGCAAGCCGGAGCACGTGGTAAACTTGTTCCATTTCTTAGCCGAAGAATTGCGCGAGATTATGGCGGAATTAGGTTTCCGGACGATCAACGAAATGGTAGGCCAGGTTGATATGTTGGAAATGCGCGATGATATTACCAACTGGAAACATAAATCCATTGATTTAAGCCGCGTATTGTACAAAGAAAACGTAGGTCCGGAAGTAGGTATTTACAAGCAAGAAGAGCAAGAACACATGCTGGACGTAGTGCTGGATGTGGACTTAATTGAAGCTGCTAAAGCTGCGCTGGAAAATGCCGACCCAGTAACCGGTGATTTCAGAATTACCAATACCGACCGGGCTACCGGCACCATGCTGTCGCACGAAATTTCTAAAAAATACAAAGGTGTAGGTTTACCAGCCGGTACCATTCATTTTAAATTTATTGGTTCTGCCGGGCAAAGCTTCGGCGCCTTTGGTGCACCAGGAATTAAATTTGAATTAGAAGGCGAAGCCAACGATTATTTCGGTAAAGGTTTATCTGGTGGTCATTTAATCTTATATCCGCCTAAAACTTCCCGCTTTAAGGCTAACGAAAACATTATTGTGGGTAACGTTGCTTTTTACGGGGCTACTTCCGGCGAAGCTTATATTCGCGGCCAGGCCGGGGAACGTTTCTGCGTGCGGAACTCTGGTGCCAAAGCGGTAGTGGAAGGAGTAGGCGATCACGGTTGCGAATACATGACCGGCGGGGTGGCCGTAATTCTGGGTGAAACGGGTCGTAACTTTGCCGCCGGTATGAGTGGTGGTATTGCTTACGTTTTCGACCCGAACCAACAATTTGCGGGCCGTTGCAACATGGAAATGGTAGAGTTCGATGCCATGGAAGAAGAAGATTTGCAAGAATTACACCGCTTAATCAGTAACCATCACCAATATACCGGTAGCGATGTAGCCGCCGCTTTATTGGGCAACTGGGAAAATACAATTAAACAATTTATTAAAGTTATGCCAAGCGACTACAAAGTGGTGCTGCAAAATCGCAAGCTGGTACACGAAGTAGAAGTAGGAAATATGGAGGTAGCAATCAATGGGTAA
- a CDS encoding purine-nucleoside phosphorylase — MQQLQDATDYLIQQTNSFVPAYGIILGTGLGALVNEIDIQYSIPYHEIPHFPVSTVESHSGKLIFGQLADRPVVVMQGRFHYYEGYSMEQVVFPVRVMKMLGIQKLLVSNAAGGLNPEFNTSDLMIITDHINLQPTNPLIGPNKNVLGPRFPDMSEVYDENMISQAKQIAAANQLPVKTGVYVSVPGPMLETKAEYRYLTLIGADAVGMSTVPEIIAARHMDLPCFAVSVITDLCVPGKIQKVVISDILAAAATAEPNLTLLIKELIKLQSPPIAK; from the coding sequence ATGCAGCAACTGCAAGACGCCACCGATTACCTGATTCAGCAAACGAATAGTTTTGTGCCCGCTTACGGTATTATTCTGGGTACGGGTTTAGGCGCATTGGTGAACGAAATTGATATCCAGTACAGCATTCCGTATCACGAGATTCCGCATTTTCCGGTTTCTACTGTAGAGAGCCACTCGGGTAAATTAATCTTTGGCCAACTAGCCGATCGCCCGGTTGTAGTAATGCAGGGCCGGTTTCATTATTACGAAGGCTACAGCATGGAACAAGTAGTTTTTCCGGTTCGGGTCATGAAAATGTTGGGCATCCAAAAGCTGTTGGTATCTAACGCGGCTGGTGGTTTAAATCCGGAATTTAATACCAGCGACTTAATGATTATTACGGATCACATTAACTTACAACCCACTAACCCCTTAATTGGCCCGAACAAGAATGTCCTTGGCCCGCGTTTCCCGGACATGAGCGAAGTATATGATGAGAATATGATTTCTCAGGCAAAGCAAATTGCGGCGGCTAATCAATTACCCGTTAAAACCGGCGTTTACGTGAGCGTGCCTGGGCCTATGCTGGAGACCAAAGCCGAATACCGGTATTTAACTCTAATTGGGGCCGATGCCGTGGGTATGTCTACGGTGCCCGAAATTATTGCTGCCCGCCACATGGACTTGCCGTGCTTTGCCGTGTCGGTGATTACTGATCTATGCGTGCCCGGTAAAATTCAAAAAGTAGTTATCTCGGATATTCTGGCAGCAGCAGCCACCGCAGAGCCCAACTTAACGCTATTAATAAAAGAGTTAATAAAGTTACAAAGCCCACCCATTGCAAAATAA
- the sppA gene encoding signal peptide peptidase SppA — MVQFLKYTLATVVGLFLFFLLFFLIIIGIAASTASSDEVTISKNSVLELKLDQPITERQAKDPFDELGLPGGFGSGGYGLDEIKASIRKAKNDKNIKGIFLNVEMVDAGMATLEEIRKELVAFKQSKKFVVAYNDICSEKAYYLVSVADKMYINPQGAFELNGLSAETMFFKNMLEKLNIDVNIFKVGEFKSAVEPLFLDKMSEPNRLQVTSFLNSLNDYYLQNVAKSRNKSVAELKNISDSMLVHSPEDALKYGLVTNVGYYDEALDYIKKRSGLKEDAKMTLVSLKKYRKVAGTAEGDYSKNRIAVIYASGDIVNGEGDDESIGGTKFASEIRKARKDKNVKAIVLRVNSPGGSAMASDVIWREVMLARKEKPVIASMSDYAASGGYYIAMACDTIVAHPNTITGSIGVFGVVPNFQGFLNDKLGITLDRVKTGKFSDLPTVTRQMTDFEKRIVQREVEKIYTDFTSKAAKGRDMSLAELQKIASGRVWSGIEAKERGLVDVLGGLDEAIKIAAARANLKNDYRLKKLPAQRSFLDELMGDATKEVKTRSMRAELGELYPYFEQLKKVSHLQGIQARLPFELKVQ; from the coding sequence ATGGTACAGTTTCTAAAATATACGCTAGCCACGGTTGTGGGCTTATTTTTATTTTTCCTCCTCTTTTTTTTAATCATTATTGGGATTGCGGCTTCTACTGCTTCCAGCGACGAAGTTACCATTAGCAAAAATTCGGTTCTGGAGTTAAAACTCGATCAACCCATTACGGAGCGACAGGCGAAAGATCCTTTCGATGAATTAGGTCTGCCGGGTGGTTTTGGTTCGGGCGGTTACGGTCTTGATGAGATTAAAGCTTCTATCCGCAAAGCGAAAAATGACAAAAACATTAAAGGTATTTTCCTGAATGTAGAAATGGTGGATGCCGGCATGGCTACCCTGGAAGAAATCCGGAAAGAACTGGTGGCCTTTAAACAATCCAAAAAGTTTGTAGTGGCCTACAACGATATCTGCTCCGAAAAAGCTTATTACCTGGTTTCGGTAGCCGATAAAATGTACATTAATCCGCAGGGGGCTTTTGAACTGAATGGTTTAAGTGCCGAAACCATGTTTTTTAAAAATATGCTCGAAAAGCTGAACATCGACGTGAATATTTTTAAAGTAGGCGAATTTAAAAGTGCCGTGGAGCCTTTGTTCCTCGATAAAATGAGCGAGCCCAACCGCTTGCAAGTTACTTCTTTTTTAAATTCCTTAAATGATTACTACTTGCAAAATGTGGCTAAATCGCGGAACAAATCGGTGGCTGAATTAAAAAATATTTCGGACTCGATGCTGGTGCATAGCCCCGAAGATGCTTTAAAATACGGCTTAGTAACGAACGTAGGTTACTACGACGAAGCTTTAGATTATATCAAAAAGCGCTCGGGTTTAAAAGAAGATGCTAAAATGACTTTGGTTTCTTTAAAAAAATACCGCAAAGTAGCCGGTACCGCAGAGGGCGATTATTCTAAAAACCGCATTGCGGTAATTTACGCTTCCGGCGACATTGTAAATGGCGAAGGCGACGACGAATCGATTGGCGGAACTAAGTTTGCCAGCGAAATAAGAAAAGCCCGTAAAGATAAAAACGTAAAAGCCATTGTGTTACGCGTAAATTCGCCGGGCGGTAGCGCCATGGCTTCAGATGTAATCTGGCGCGAAGTAATGCTGGCCCGCAAAGAAAAACCGGTTATTGCCTCTATGTCGGATTACGCGGCATCGGGTGGTTATTACATTGCCATGGCCTGCGATACCATTGTGGCGCATCCCAACACCATTACCGGCAGCATTGGCGTTTTTGGCGTAGTACCTAACTTCCAGGGTTTTTTAAACGATAAATTAGGCATTACCCTAGACCGGGTTAAAACTGGTAAATTCTCGGATTTACCTACCGTTACCCGCCAGATGACTGATTTTGAAAAACGTATTGTACAGCGCGAAGTAGAAAAAATTTATACCGATTTTACCTCTAAAGCCGCCAAAGGCCGCGACATGTCGCTGGCTGAATTACAAAAAATTGCTTCGGGCCGGGTGTGGTCGGGCATCGAGGCCAAAGAACGGGGTTTGGTAGATGTACTGGGTGGTTTAGACGAAGCCATTAAAATTGCGGCGGCCCGGGCTAATTTAAAAAATGATTACCGCCTTAAAAAATTGCCGGCTCAACGTTCGTTCCTGGACGAGTTAATGGGTGATGCTACCAAAGAAGTAAAAACCCGCAGCATGCGCGCTGAATTAGGAGAACTGTATCCTTATTTCGAACAACTCAAAAAAGTGTCGCACCTGCAAGGCATCCAGGCCCGCTTGCCATTTGAGCTAAAAGTGCAATAG
- a CDS encoding replication-associated recombination protein A has translation MIHTAKIPLAERMRPHSLDQFAGQQHLVGPNGVLRRYLESGMIPSIILWGPPGVGKTTLANIIASQLKQPFVALSAINSGVKDIREVIDQAKKRQGTVLFIDEIHRFNKSQQDALLGAVEKGIITLIGATTENPSFEVISALLSRAQVYILKSLGKDELIELINKAIREDEYLKKKNITIEQYDALLTISGGDARKLLNLLDIVVEASPETDVIITDEKVKEIAQQNIVLYDKSGENHYDIISAFIKSMRGSDPNAALYWLARMIEGGEDPKFIARRMLILASEDIGNANPNALLMANACFQSVNVIGYPESSIILSQTAVFLATSPKSNSTYTAIWAAQEHVRKNGALPVPLHLRNAPTKLMKEIGYGESYKYAHDYAHNFVAQEFLPDEIKGKVFYEPGNNPRENETRKILHNMWGDKYGY, from the coding sequence ATGATACATACCGCTAAAATTCCGTTGGCCGAACGCATGCGTCCGCATTCGCTGGATCAATTTGCCGGGCAGCAGCACTTGGTTGGACCTAACGGCGTACTGCGCCGCTACCTGGAATCGGGCATGATTCCGTCGATAATTTTGTGGGGTCCGCCGGGCGTGGGCAAAACCACTTTAGCCAACATTATTGCCTCGCAGCTAAAACAACCTTTTGTGGCGCTCAGCGCCATTAACTCCGGGGTAAAAGATATCCGGGAAGTCATTGACCAAGCCAAAAAACGCCAGGGCACCGTTTTGTTTATCGACGAAATTCACCGGTTTAATAAATCGCAGCAAGATGCTTTGTTGGGCGCCGTAGAAAAAGGAATAATTACGTTAATTGGCGCTACCACCGAAAATCCGTCCTTCGAAGTAATTTCGGCTTTATTGTCGCGGGCACAGGTTTATATTTTAAAATCCCTGGGCAAAGACGAGTTAATTGAACTGATTAACAAAGCCATTCGGGAAGACGAATATTTAAAAAAGAAAAATATTACGATTGAACAGTACGATGCCTTATTAACCATTTCGGGTGGCGATGCCCGCAAACTGCTGAACTTACTTGATATTGTGGTGGAAGCTTCGCCGGAAACCGATGTGATAATTACAGATGAAAAAGTAAAAGAAATTGCCCAGCAAAACATTGTGCTGTACGATAAATCCGGCGAAAACCATTACGATATCATCTCGGCATTTATTAAATCCATGCGCGGCTCCGATCCTAATGCAGCCCTGTACTGGCTGGCCCGCATGATTGAAGGGGGCGAAGATCCGAAATTTATTGCCCGGCGCATGCTCATTCTAGCCTCGGAAGATATTGGGAATGCCAACCCCAACGCTTTGTTAATGGCCAATGCGTGTTTTCAGTCGGTAAATGTAATTGGCTATCCCGAAAGCAGCATTATTCTTTCACAAACTGCCGTTTTTCTGGCTACTTCGCCCAAAAGTAATTCTACCTACACGGCTATTTGGGCGGCGCAGGAGCACGTTCGCAAAAACGGGGCGCTGCCGGTGCCCTTACATCTGCGCAATGCGCCCACCAAACTGATGAAGGAAATTGGTTACGGCGAAAGTTACAAATACGCCCACGATTACGCTCATAATTTTGTAGCCCAGGAATTTTTGCCCGACGAAATCAAAGGCAAGGTATTTTACGAACCCGGCAATAACCCCCGCGAAAACGAAACCCGCAAAATCCTGCATAACATGTGGGGCGATAAATACGGGTATTAA